The following nucleotide sequence is from Gymnodinialimonas phycosphaerae.
GCCGAGAAGATGGACCATCACCCGGAATGGTCGAACGTCTACAAGACGGTCGAGGTCACACTGGCGACCCATGACGTGGACGGGCTGTCCGCGCTGGATGTTACCCTCGCCGCGAAGATGGATCGCCTCGCATCCTAGCAAGGCGATCCATAGGAATTCAGATCACCGCCAACAGCGATTCCCCGGCAGAGACTTCGCAGACGCCAGGGCCTTCCTCAACGTGCAGGTTCTTCACAACGCCATCCTCCACATACATGGCGTAGCGACGGGAACGGTCGAAGAAGCCCACCGCCTCGGCTGTCCAGTTCATGCCGATGGCTTTGGTGAATGCGGCGGAGGCGTCGCCCAACATTGCAATGCCTGCTTCTTTGCCGCCCGTGGCCGCGCCCCATGCATCCATCACGAAGGGGTCGTTGACTGATACGCAGATCACTTCGTCAACGTCCTTGGCCTTGAAGCCCCCCATATTGCGGATGAAGCTCGGCATGTGCGCCGTCGTGCAGGTGCCGGTGTAGGCGCCCGGAAGCCCAAAGATCGCCACGTTGCGCCCTTTGGTCAGCGTGTCCATCTCGACGGATTCGGGGCCTTCGGCGCCGATGCGCAAAAGGGTTGCGTTGGGAAGGGCATCGCCCACGGAAAGTGCCATTGGTGTCGTCTCCTGCGCTTGTGCGTTCATTCCTCCGGCATATAGGGTCTGCCTCGGACAGTGCCAGCAGGGAAGTGCATCATGGAGAAGATAATCGTCATCGGAGCGGGTCAGGCCGGGGCCTCCTGCGTCGCCAAACTGCGTGCTGAAGGGTATGAGGGCGCGATCACCCTGATCGGGGATGAGCCGGTGCCCCCCTACCAGCGCCCGCCCTTGTCCAAGGCCTATTTGCTGGGCGAGATGGCGCTTGACCGCCTCTTTCTGCGGCCCGAGGCATGGTATGCGGAAAACGGGATCGAGCTGCGCCTGGGCGCGCCCGTGGATGCCATTGATGCGGGTGCAAAGACCGTGACGGTGGGCCGCGACGTGCTGCCCTATGATGCTCTGGTGCTGGCGACGGGGTCCACGCCGCGCCGCTTGCCCGCCAAGATCGGCGGTGATCTGGCTGGGGTGCATGTGGTGCGCACGCTGGCCGATGTCGATGCGATGGAACCCGAGGTGACGCAAGGCCGCCGCGCGTTGATCGTGGGGGGCGGCTACATCGGGCTGGAGGCCGCCGCCGTGG
It contains:
- a CDS encoding peroxiredoxin, which gives rise to MALSVGDALPNATLLRIGAEGPESVEMDTLTKGRNVAIFGLPGAYTGTCTTAHMPSFIRNMGGFKAKDVDEVICVSVNDPFVMDAWGAATGGKEAGIAMLGDASAAFTKAIGMNWTAEAVGFFDRSRRYAMYVEDGVVKNLHVEEGPGVCEVSAGESLLAVI